A portion of the Sabethes cyaneus chromosome 3, idSabCyanKW18_F2, whole genome shotgun sequence genome contains these proteins:
- the LOC128744619 gene encoding myosin-VIIa — translation MVIVTRGDYIWIEPVSGREFDVAIGARVISAEGRRIQVRDDDGNELWLTPERRIKAMHASSVQGVEDMISLGDLHEAGILRNLLIRYNDNLIYTYTGSILVAVNPYQILPIYTADQIKLYKERKIGELPPHIFAIGDNSYAHMRRYGQDQCIVISGESGAGKTESTKLILQYLAAISGKHSWIEQQILEANPILEAFGNAKTVRNDNSSRFGKYIDIHFNSSGVIEGAKIEQYLLEKSRIVSQNAEERNYHIFYCLLAGLTHEEKRKLSLGHASDYRYLTGGGCIKCDGRNDAAEFADIRSAMKVLCFSDHEIWEILKLLAALLHTGNIKYRATVIDNLDATEIPEHINVERVASLLEVPLQPFIDALTRKTLFAHGETVVSTLSRDQSMDVRDAFVKGIYGRLFVLIVKKINQAIYKPKSSTRSAIGVLDIFGFENFDHNSFEQFCINFANENLQQFFVQHIFKLEQEEYNHESINWQHIEFVDNQDALDLIAIKQLNIMALIDEESKFPKGTDQTMLAKLHKTHGTHRNYLKPKSDINTSFGLNHFAGVVFYDTRGFLEKNRDTFSADLLQLISSSSNRFLQAVFAEDIGMGAETRKRTPTLSTQFKKSLDSLMKTLSQCQPFFIRCIKPNELKKPMMFDRSLCCRQLRYSGMMETIRIRRAGYPIRHNFRDFVERYRFLINGVPPAHRTDCRMATSKICATVLGRSDYQLGHTKVFLKDAHDLFLEQERDRVLTRKILILQRSIRGWVYRRRFLRMRQAAITIQKYWKGYAQRQRYKKMKIGYMRLQALIRSRVLSHRFRHLRGHIVRLQARIRGYLVRREYGNKLWAVIKIQSHVRRMIAVNRYQKLKLEYRRHHEALRLRRMEEEELKHQGNKRAKEIAEQHYRDRLNEIERKDMEQEMEERRQVEVKKNIINDAARKADEPVDDSKLVEAMFDFLPDSSSEAPTPHGGRETSVFNDLPVNQDNHEDIIGPIHTISEDEEDLSEFKFQKFAATYFQGNITHYYSRKPLKHPLLPLHTQGDQLAAQALWITILRFTGDLPEPRYHTMDRDNTSVMSKVTATLGRNFIRSKEFQEAQMMGLDPEAFLKQKPRSIRHKLVSLTLKRKNKLGEDVRRRLQDEEYTADSYQSWLESRPTSNLEKLHFIIGHGILRAELRDEIYCQICKQLTNNPSKSSHARGWILLSLCVGCFAPSEKFVNYLRSFIREGPPGYAPYCEERLKRTFNNGTRNQPPSWLELQATKSKKPIMLPITFMDGNTKTLLADSATTARELCNQLSDKIALKDQFGFSLYIALFDKVSSLGSGGDHVMDAISQCEQYAKEQGAQERNAPWRLFFRKEIFAPWHNPIEDQVATNLIYQQVVRGVKFGEYRCDKEEDLAMIAAQQYYIEYNTDMSMDRLYTLLPNFIPDYCLTGIEKAIDRWAALVLQAYKKSYYLKDKAPPLKVKEDVVGYAKYKWPLLFSRFYEAYRNSGPNLPKNDVIIAVNWTGVYVVDDQEQVLLELSFPEITAVSSQKTNKVFTQTFSLSTVRNEEFTFQSPNAEDIRDLVVYFLEGLKKRSKYVIALQDYKAPGEGTSFLSFMKGDLIILEDESTGESVLNSGWCIGCCERTQERGDFPAEIVYVLPTLTKPPPDILALFSVEDAHHGKRLNSIHSNGGTETRERPHTLADYSLDHFRPPPKRTMSKALSTLSSKRGGDELWRYSREPLKQPLLKKLLAKEELAEEACLAFIAIMKYMGDLPSKRPRIGNEVTDHIYDGPLKHEILRDEIYCQLMKQLTDNRNRLSEERGWELMWLSTGLFACSQQLLKELTLFLRSRRHPISQDSLHRLQKTIRNGQRKYPPHQVEVEAIQHKTTQIFHKVYFPDDTDEAFEVDSSTRAKDFCQNISQRLNLRSSEGFSLFVKIADKVISVPEGDFFFDFVRHLTDWIKKARPTRDGSNPQFTYQVFFMKKLWTNTVPGKDKNADLIFHYHQELPKLLRGYHKCSKEEAVKLAALVYRVRFGESKQELQAIPQMLRELVPSDLIKLQTTNDWKRSIVAAYNQDAGMSPEDAKITFLKIVYRWPTFGSAFFEVKQTTEPNYPEMLLIAINKHGVSLIHPSSKDILVTHPFTRISNWSSGNTYFHMTIGNLVRGSKLLCETSLGYKMDDLLTSYISLMLTNMNKQRTIRIK, via the exons ATGGTTATCGTTACACGG GGTGACTACATATGGATCGAGCCCGTGTCTGGACGCGAATTCGATGTGGCCATCGGGGCCCGGGTCATATCGGCCGAGGGCCGACGTATCCAGGTCCGCGATGACGACGGCAACGAACTGTGGCTCACGCCGGAGCGTCGCATCAAAGCCATGCACGCTTCGTCCGTGCAGGGCGTCGAGGATATGATTTCGCTGGGTGATCTACACGAGGCTGGCATACTACGGAATTTACTGATCCGATACAACGACAATTTGATCTAC ACTTACACCGGATCGATTTTGGTAGCAGTAAATCCCTACCAGATACTTCCCATCTACACCGCCGATCAAATCAAGCTGTACAAGGAACGGAAAATTGGAGAACTTCCGCCGCACATTTTCGCAATCGGAGACAATTCGTATGCTCACATGCGACGCTATGGACAGGATCAGTGTATCGTTATTTCCGGTGAATCCGGAGCAGGCAAAACGGAAAGTACGAAGCTGATTCTGCAGTACCTGGCCGCGATCAGTGGGAAACACTCCTGGATAGAGCAGCAAATACTCGAAGCGAATCCGATTCTGGAAGCATTCGGTAATGCGAAAACCGTGCGAAACGACAACTCGTCCCGCTTCGGAAAGTACATTGATATTCATTTCAACAGTTCAGGTGTAATCGAAGGTGCCAAAATCGAACAGTATCTTCTGGAAAAATCTCGAATAGTTTCACAGAATGCAGAAGAGCGCAATTATCACATTTTCTACTGTTTACTGGCAGGGTTGACGCATGAAGAAAAGCGAAAGCTCAGCCTGGGGCATGCTTCCGATTATCGGTACCTCACAGGGGGTGGGTGCATTAAATGTGATGGGAGGAATGATGCTGCGGAATTTGCCGATATTCGATCGGCAATGAAGGTTCTATGCTTTTCGGACCATGAAATATGGGAAATTTTGAAGCTGCTTGCAGCGCTGCTGCACACTGGCAATATTAAATATCGAGCGACAGTTATTGATAACTTGGACGCAACAGAAATTCCGGAGCATATCAATGTTGAAAGAGTGGCTAGTTTGTTGGAAGTTCCGTTGCAGCCTTTTATTGATGCTCTCACTAGAAAGACGCTTTTTGCTCATGGTGAAACGGTGGTGTCTACGTTGTCAAGAGACCAATCGATGGACGTGCGCGATGCCTTTGTGAAGGGCATCTATGGGCGATTGTTTGTTCTTATCGTTAAGAAGATCAACCAGGCAATCTATAAGCCAAAGTCGTCAACCAGAAGTGCTATTGGGGTGCTGGATATTTTCGGTTTCGAGAATTTTGATCATAATAGTTTTGAACAGTTTTGTATTAATTTTGCAAACGAAAACTTGCAGCAGTTCTTCGTACAGCACATCTTTAAGCTGGAACAGGAGGAGTACAACCATGAAAGCATCAACTGGCAGCATATCGAGTTCGTGGACAATCAAGACGCGTTGGACTTGATAGCCATTAAGCAGTTGAATATTATGGCTTTGATTGATGAAGAATCTAAATTTCCGAAAGGCACAGATCAGACAATGTTGGCGAAACTGCACAAAACTCATGGCACTCATCGAAACTATCTGAAACCGAAGTCAGATATCAACACCAGTTTTGGGCTGAATCATTTCGCAGGAGTGGTGTTTTATGATACTCGTGGATTTTTGGAGAAAAATCGTGACACATTTAGCGCAGACTTACTTCAGCTTATATCAAGCTCTTCCAATCGTTTCCTTCAGGCTGTCTTTGCGGAAGATATTGGCATGGGAGCAGAAACACGGAAACGAACGCCGACCCTTTCGACACAGTTCAAGAAAAGTTTGGATTCACTCATGAAGACCCTCAGCCAGTGTCAGCCGTTTTTCATTCGATGCATCAAACCGAACGAGCTGAAAAAACCGATGATGTTCGATAGATCACTGTGCTGTCGGCAGTTGCGATACTCCGGTATGATGGAAACAATTCGAATTCGTCGTGCCGGATATCCTATTAGACATAACTTTAGAGATTTTGTTGAGCGATATCGATTTCTTATCAATGGCGTTCCACCGGCGCATAGAACTGATTGTCGAATGGCAACTTCGAAAATTTGTGCAACCGTACTAGGTCGGTCCGATTATCAGCTGGGTCATACGAAGGTCTTCTTGAAGGATGCACACGATTTGTTTTTGGAGCAGGAACGTGACCGTGTTTTGACGCGCAAAATTTTGATCCTGCAGCGTTCGATCCGTGGTTGGGTGTATCGTAGAAGATTCCTGCGCATGCGGCAGGCAGCTATTACGATTCAAAAGTATTGGAAGGGATACGCACAGCGCCAGCGCTACAAGAAGATGAAGATCGGATACATGCGGCTGCAGGCTTTGATTCGTTCGCGCGTTTTGAGCCATCGCTTCCGACATCTGCGGGGACACATTGTACGGTTGCAAGCGAGAATTCGTGGATATTTGGTTCGTCGAGAGTACGGCAATAAGTTGTGGGCGGTGATTAAAATCCAATCTCATGTTAGAAGAATGATCGCTGTGAATCGGTATCAGAAGTTGAAGTTGGAGTATCGAAGGCATCATGAAGCACTGAGACTCAGACGAATGGAAGAGGAGGAATTGAAGCATCAAGGCAACAAGCGGGCTAAGGAAATTGCTGAACAACACTATCGCGATCGGTTGAATGAGATCGAACGGAAGGATATGGAACAAGAAATGGAGGAGCGTCGTCAGGTGGAAGTGAAGAAAAACATCATCAACGATGCTGCGAGGAAAGCTGACGAACCGGTGGATGATAGTAAGTTGGTGGAAGCAATGTTTGACTTTTTGCCGGATTCTAGCAGTGAAGCTCCAACACCACATGGTGGCCGTGAAACGTCCGTCTTCAATGACCTACCGGTTAATCAAGATAACCACGAAGATATTATTGGTCCTATTCATACAATTTCCGAAGATGAGGAGGACTTGTCGGAATTCAAATTCCAGAAgtttgctgcaacctatttccAAGGCAACATTACTCATTACTACTCTCGAAAACCTTTGAAACATCCTTTGTTGCCGTTGCACACTCAAGGAGATCAGTTGGCAGCACAAGCATTGTGGATTACGATTCTAAGATTCACGGGAGATCTTCCAGAGCCACGTTATCACACTATGGATCGGGACAACACGTCGGTCATGTCCAAGGTTACGGCAACGCTGGGTCGTAATTTCATAAGAAGCAAGGAGTTCCAAGAAGCTCAAATGATGGGCTTGGATCCGGAGGCATTTCTCAAACAGAAGCCTCGCTCGATAAGACATAAGCTGGTGTCGCTAACTTTGAAGCGCAAAAACAAGCTGGGCGAGGACGTGCGTCGTCGTCTGCAAGACGAGGAATACACTGCCGATAGCTATCAATCGTGGTTAGAATCTCGACCAACTTCTAATCTGGAGAAACTACACTTCATTATAGGCCATGGAATTTTACGCGCAGAGTTGAGAGATGAAATCTACTGTCAAATTTGCAAACAGCTCACGAATAATCCATCGAAATCATCCCACGCCAGGGGCTGGATCCTGTTGTCACTTTGCGTGGGATGCTTTGCTCCATCGGAGAAATTCGTCAACTATCTTCGTTCGTTCATCAGGGAAGGACCACCAGGTTATGCTCCGTATTGTGAAGAACGACTAAAGCGAACGTTCAATAATGGAACTCGCAATCAACCTCCATCCTGGCTGGAACTGCAGGCTACAAAGTCCAAAAAGCCGATCATGCTTCCGATCACCTTTATGGACGGTAACACGAAGACACTACTGGCCGACTCAGCGACGACAGCTCGTGAATTGTGCAATCAACTGTCGGATAAGATCGCGCTGAAGGATCAGTTTGGATTTTCACTCTACATTGCACTATTCGATAAGGTGTCGTCGCTAGGCAGCGGTGGAGATCATGTGATGGATGCCATCTCTCAGTGTGAACAGTACGCGAAGGAACAGGGTGCTCAGGAGAGGAATGCGCCTTGGCGCTTGTTCTTCCGGAAGGAGATCTTTGCTCCGTGGCATAATCCGATTGAAGATCAGGTCGCCACCAATCTGATCTATCAGCAGGTGGTTCGTGGGGTTAAATTCGGGGAATATCGCTGCGATAAGGAGGAAGATTTGGCAATGATCGCCGCTCAGCAGTACTATATAGAGTATAATACGGATATGTCTATGGATCGGCTTTATACTTTGTTGCCGAATTTTATTCCGGATTACTGCCTGACGGGCATTGAAAAGGCAATCGATCGGTGGGCAGCTCTGGTGCTGCAAGCCTACAAGAAGAGTTATTATTTGAAAGATAAGGCACCCCCATTGAAGGTCAAAGAAGATGTAGTAGGCTATGCGAAGTACAAATGGCCGCTGCTCTTTTCGAGGTTCTACGAAGCTTACAG AAATTCGGGACCCAACCTTCCTAAAAACGATGTTATCATAGCGGTGAATTGGACCGGTGTCTACGTAGTGGACGATCAGGAGCAGGTTTTGCTGGAGCTTTCCTTCCCAGAAATCACCGCTGTTTCGAGTCAGAAAACGAACAAAGTCTTCACGCAAACTTTCTCATTGTCCACGGTACGGAATGAAGAGTTCACTTTCCAAAGTCCCAATGCAGAGGACATTCGAGATCTGGTGGTTTACTTTTTGGAGGGGTTGAAAAAACG CTCAAAATATGTGATAGCCCTCCAAGACTATAAAGCACCCGGAGAGGGAACGAGTTTCCTGTCCTTCATGAAAGGAGATTTGATTATTTTAGAGGATGAAAGCACTGGAGAATCTGTTTTGAATTCTGGCTGGTGTATAG GATGCTGTGAACGCACTCAGGAACGGGGAGACTTTCCAGCGGAGATTGTTTACGTTTTACCTACTCTAACTAAGCCTCCACCGGACATCCTGGCATTGTTCAGCGTAGAAGATGCACATCATGGCAAACGACTCAACTCGATACACTCGAACGGCGGAACGGAAACTCGAGAGCGACCGCACACTCTAGCGGATTATTCACTTGACCACTTCAGGCCACCGCCAAAACGCACGATGTCTAAGGCGCTATCTACCCTCAGTTCCAAGCGAGGAGGCGACGAGCTGTGGCGCTATTCTCGAGAGCCCCTAAAACAACCTCTGCTTAAGAAACTATTGGCAAAGGAAGAACTTGCTGAAGAGGCGTGCCTTGCTTTCATCGCTATCATGAAATACATGGGCGACTTGCCATCCAAACGACCCCGCATAGGTAACGAAGTTACCGATCACATATACGACGGTCCACTGAAGCACGAGATCCTGCGCGACGAAATTTACTGTCAGTTAATGAAGCAACTCACCGACAACCGGAACCGTCTTTCCGAGGAACGTGGCTGGGAGCTGATGTGGCTTTCTACCGGGCTGTTTGCCTGCAGTCAACAATTGCTCAAAGAGTTAACTCTGTTCTTACGAAGTCGCCGGCATCCAATTTCGCAGGATTCACTGCATCGTCTGCAGAAAACAATCCGTAATGGTCAACGCAAATACCCGCCCCATCAGGTCGAAGTAGAAGCAATTCAGCACAAAACCACACAAATTTTCCATAAAGTCTACTTCCCGGACGATACGGACGAAGCATTCGAAGTGGATTCCTCCACCAGAGCGAAAGATTTCTGCCAGAACATTTCACAGAGACTAAACCTGCGGTCCAGTGAAGGCTTTAGTTTGTTTGTAAAAATAGCCGACAAGGTGATATCAGTGCCAGAAGGAGATTTCTTCTTCGACTTCGTGCGTCATTTGACCGATTGGATTAAAAAGGCGCGACCAACGCGGGACGGTTCGAATCCACAGTTCACCTACCAGGTGTTCTTCATGAAGAAACTGTGGACGAACACCGTGCCGGGCAAGGATAAGAACGCCGATTTGATATTCCACTACCATCAGGAACTGCCAAAACTGTTGCGTGGTTATCACAAGTGTTCGAAGGAGGAAGCGGTAAAGCTCGCGGCGCTGGTGTACCGAGTGCGGTTCGGTGAAAGTAAACAAGAGCTGCAAGCGATACC TCAAATGCTTCGCGAGCTAGTTCCCTCGGATCTAATTAAACTACAGACGACAAATGATTGGAAACGATCCATAGTTGCAGCTTACAATCAGGACGCCGGAATGTCTCCGGAGGATGCAAAAATCACGTTCCTCAAAATTGTCTATAG GTGGCCCACATTCGGATCAGCCTTCTTCGAAGTGAAGCAGACGACGGAGCCCAACTATCCGGAAATGCTGTTGATTGCCATCAACAAACATGGCGTCAGTTTGATTCATCCAAGCTCGAAG GACATCCTGGTCACCCATCCGTTCACGCGCATTTCCAACTGGTCTTCCGGCAACACGTACTTCCACATGACGATTGGAAACCTGGTGCGCGGTTCCAAGTTACTGTGCGAAACTTCGCTCGGCTACAAGATGGACGATCTGTTGACCTCCTACATTTCACTTATGCTGACCAACATGAATAAacagcgaacaattagaattaaATAG